Genomic window (Streptomyces yatensis):
GGCCCCGCGATCAACCCGCTGCTGAAGGTGATGAACCTGGTGGCGCTGCTGATCGCCCCCGCGGTGGTGAAGTTCTCCTACGGGGACAACGCCAGCCCTGGGCTGCGTGCGGTCGTCGCCGGGATCGCCGTCGCGATCATCGTGGCCGCGGTCTACATCTCCAAGCGGCGCGGAATCGTCGTAGGTGACGAAGACAACTCCGAGCGCGTGGCGAAGTCAGCCGACGCGGCGGTGGTGTCCTAGCCCCGGAAGGGGCCAGGGGGCCGGGAAAGCCCCTGCGACATGCGGGCGGGCGATGTGCGACAGCACACCGTCCGCCCGTGTCCCTGTCCGGGGTGTCCCGTCCGCTCGATGAGGCCATGTCCACAACGAGCGGGGTGCAAATAGCTCAAAAGAGATCCATATGGGGCGCTCGCCGGGTGGGTCTCGCCGGATGGACGTGTATGTTCCGGGGCCGAGAGCCATGGAAGGGACCAATCCGGTGAACAAGAAGCTTGTGGCTGCACTGTCCGGCGGTGCGGCGCTCGTACTGGCGCTGAGCGGCTGCGGGGGCGGCGATGAGGACAAGAAGGTCGACGACTGGGCCAAGTCGGTCTGTGACGAGGTGCAGCCTCAGCTGAAGAAGATCCAGGGCGCCAACACCGCGATCCAGGGTGCCGCCGACGAGCAGGACTCCAAGAAGCTGCAGCAGACGGACTCCAAGGCGTTCCAGGAGATCTCCGAGTCCTACGGGGCACTCGCCAAGGCCGTGAACAAGGCGGGCCCCCCGCCCGTCGACAACGGGGACAAGACCCAGCAGCAGGCGGTCAAGGAGCTCAACGCCACCTCGGGGGCGTACACGAAGCTCAAGACGTCCGTCGACAAGCTGGACACCTCGGACAAGTCCAAGTTCGCCCAGGGGCTCAAGGGCGTCGCCGACGAGCTCGACAAGCTCAGCAAGTCGGGTGACCAGGCCCTGCAGAAGCTGCAGGAAGGAAAGGTCGGCTCGGCGATGGCCAAGCAGTCCGGCTGCCAGAAGCCGAAGACGGCCGGCGGTGCCACGGCGCAGTCCTGACGGACTGCCCGGGGCCGCTCAAGGCCGCCCCGGTTTCTGCCGCCAGGGGCAACGCCGCCGCCTCACGCCGCCTTTGCCGGATCGTCAGCCCGGCCGACGCGGGCGATGTCGTCCCGATGCCGACTGTCGTCGCCCGCTGTCGGTGGTTGCCCCGACAATGGGGGCGTGAGTACGCACCAGCCTCCGTTCCGCCTCCCCGTCGCCGACCCCGAGCGCACCGCCCGCCTTCGTGAGGCGCTGTCGGCCGCCTCCTTCACCGCCGATGGTCTGCTGGATCTGCTCGGTTCGTCCGCCTACGCGGCCCTGGCGCGCGGCGAGACCGTCCCGGCGCTGCGCGCCACCAGGGGCGAGAGCAGCCCGCTGGAGACCCTGGTGCGGCTCTTTCTGCTGCAGCGCCCCGTGGCGTACGGGCGGGCGGCCGCGGCCCTGCCGGCCGAGGACTGCCTCGCCGACGGCTGGCTGGTGCGCGAGGGCGACGAGGTGCGCGCGAGCGTGGATGTGCGGCCTTACGGCGGCCCCGAGGGCCAGGACTGGTGGATCGTCTCCGACCTGGGCTGCGCGGTCGGCGGCGCCGGAGGGATCGGCGGCCCGGGCGGCGCGCGCGGCCGTGAGGACCGCTCCCGGCTCGTCCTCGGGGTCGGCGGCGCCTCCACCACGCTCGCCGGTCTCACCGTGCCCGCGCCCGTGGGCCGGGTTCTGGACCTCGGCACCGGTTCCGGTATCCAGGCGCTGCACGCGGGCCGCCACGCCACCCGTGTCACCGCCACGGACCGCAATCCGCGCGCCCTGGCCATCGCCCGGCTGACCCTCGCCCTGTCCGGGGCGCCGGAGCCGGATCTGCGGGAGGGGTCGCTGTTCGAGCCGGTCGGGGACGAGACGTACGACCTGATCGTCTCCAACCCGCCCTTTGTGATCTCCCCCCGCTCCCCGGAGGGCAGCGAGCTGGTCTACCGGGAGGGCGGAATGTCCGGGGACGACCTGTGCCGCACGCTCGTCCAGCAGTCCGCCGGGCATCTCGCCGACGGCGGCTGGTGTCAGCTGCTGGCGAACTGGCAGCACGTCGAGGGGGAGGACTGGCGCGAGCGGGTGGCCTCCTGGGTCCCGTCCGGCTGTGACGCCTGGATCGTGCAGCGCGAGGTGCAGGACGTCACCCAGTACACCGAGCTGTGGCTGCGCGACGCCGGTGAGCATCTGGCCGGCCCCGAGGCGTACGCGGCGCGCTACGACGCGTGGCTGGACGAATTCGAGGCGCGGAAGACCAAGGCCGTCGGCTTCGGCTGGATCACCCTGCGCAAGTCCGGTGCCGACCGGCCGTCGGTGACCGTGGAGGAGTGGCCCCATCCGGTCGAGCAGCCGCTGGGCGGCGAGGTCATGGCCCACTTCGACCGCCAGGACTTCCTGCGCACGCACGACGACGCGGCGCTGCTGACCGCCGGCTTCCGGCTGGCGGACGAGGTCGTCCAGGAGCAGGTGGGCCCGCCCGGGGCCGAGGACCCCGAGCATGTGGTGCTCAGGCAGTACCGGGGGATGCGGCGCGCGACGACGGTGGACACGGTCGGGGCGGGCTTCGCCGGCGTGTGCGACGGCACACTGAGCGCGGGCCGGATCCTGGACGCCATCGCCCAGCTGCTCGGGGAGGACCCGGTGGTGCTGCGCGACCGCACCCCGCAGTCCATCCGGCTCCTGGTCGAGCAGGGATTTCTGCGGCCGGTCGGCGACGACGGCATAGACGCGCGATGAGGGCAATAAAAGGCGCGATGAGGGCATAGAGGTGCGATAAGGGCGCGCCGGGCGAGGCGCTGGGGGCGTACGCCGGTGGTACGGCGCCCTCCCGCGCGCTCCCGTATGGCAGAAAGCTGCCGCCGGAGCGCAGAACAGGCCACCCGGGGCACGGGCCGTACGAGGCGACGCGCGCTGTTCACCCGGGGTTCGCGCTCACGCCTCCCGTGCGTGCCACGCTCCCGGCATGGAGAGCGGACCTGCGATCTTCGCCGGAACGGCATTCGTGTTGTTCGGCGCCGCGCTGCTGCTGTGGACGGCGGCGCGCCTGAGGCTGCGCGCACCGGTGGCACATGGTGTGAGTCCTGTCGCTTCCGCGGCGCTCTCCCTTCTCTTCGGCGTCGCCGCGCTCGGCGGCGGAATCTGGTGTCTCGGTTACGCCTGACAGGGCCTTCCGCGCTGCCTCGTGCCGGTCCGGGCGGCAGACAGGTCGGTTGTCGGGTTACCGTTCGAGTGGCGTTGCGGGCTTTTTCCGTTTGACACGGGGGCGGGATGTACCGTCACACTCCGCAGCGTCACCGTAGAGGGAGGCCGTGTGAGCGTTACCCACACGGCACTGCCCGTTCACCGAGCGTCGACCGGAGAGAAGAGCCAAGTTGTCCCCGACCACCAGCGAGACCGCACAGGGCGGCCGCCGACTCGTCATCGTCGAGTCGCCTGCCAAGGCGAAGACGATTAAGGGCTACCTCGGCCCGGGCTACGTGGTCGAGGCCAGCGTCGGGCACATCCGGGACCTGCCGAACGGTGCGGCCGAGGTCCCCGACAAGTACACCGGCGAGGTCCGGCGGCTCGGCGTGGACGTCGAGCACGACTTCCAGCCCGTCTATGTGGTCAACTCCGACAAGAAGAGCCAGGTCAAGAAGCTCAAGGAGCTGCTCGCCGACTCCGACGAGCTCTTCCTGGCCACCGATGAGGACCGCGAGGGCGAGGCCATCGCCTGGCACCTCCAGGAGGTCCTCAAGCCCAAGGTCCCGGTGCGCCGGATGGTCTTCCACGAGATCACCAAGGACGCCATCCGGGCCGCCGTGGCCAACCCGCGCGAGCTGAACCAGCGCCTGGTGGACGCCCAGGAGACCCGCCGCATCCTCGACCGCCTCTACGGCTACGAGGTCTCGCCGGTCCTGTGGAAGAAGGTCATGCGCGGCCTGTCCGCGGGCCGGGTCCAGTCCGTCGCCACCCGTCTCGTCGTCGAGCGCGAGCGCGAGCGCATCGCCTTCCGCTCCGCCGAGTACTGGGACCTCACCGGCACCTTTGCCACCGGCCGGGCCGGTGACGTCAGCGACCCCGGCACCTTCGGTGCCCGCCTTACCGCCGTCGACGGCCTCCGGGTCGCCCAGGGGCGCGACTTCACCTCGCTCGGCCGGCTCAAGGACGGCGTGAACGTCCTGCAGCTGGACGAGGCCGGTGCCCGCTCCCTGGCCACGGCCCTCGCCGACACCGCCTTCACGGTGCGCTCGGTCGAGTCCAAGCCGTACCGCCGCTCGCCGTACGCGCCGTTCCGTACGACGACCCTGCAGCAGGAGGCCAGCCGCAAGCTGGGCTTCGGGGCCAAGGCCACCATGCAGGTCGCGCAGAAGCTGTATGAGAACGGCTACATCACCTATATGCGTACGGACTCCACCGTCCTGTCGGACACGGCGGTCACGGCGGCCCGGGCGCAGGTCACGCAGCTGTACGGCGCCGACTACCTGCCCGACAAGCCGCGCACCTACGCGGGCAAGGTCAAGAACGCCCAGGAGGCGCACGAGGCCATCCGCCCCTCGGGAGACCGTTTCCGCACCCCGGCGGAGACCGGCCTCACGGGCGACCAGTTCCGGCTCTACGAGCTGATCTGGAAGCGGACCGTCGCCTCCCAGATGAAGGACGCGATCGGCAACTCGGTCACCGTCAAGATCGCCGGGCAGGCGAGCGACGGCCGGGACGCCGAGTTCTCCGCCTCCGGTAAGACGATCACCTTCCACGGCTTCATGAAGGCCTACGTGGAGGGCGCCGACGACCCGAACGCCGAGCTCGACGACCGCGAGCGCCGGCTGCCGCAGGTCACCGAGGGCGACCGGCTCTCCGCCGAGGAGATCACCGCCGACGGCCACGCGACCAAGCCCCCGGCCCGCTACACCGAGGCGTCGCTGGTCAAGGAGCTCGAAGAGCGCGAGATCGGCCGCCCCTCGACCTACGCCACGATCCTGGGCACCATCCTCGACCGCGGCTACGTCTTCAAGAAGGGCACCGCGCTCGTGCCCTCCTTCCTGAGCTTCGCCGTGGTCAACCTGCTGGAGAAGCACTTCGGCCGGCTGGTCGACTACGACTTCACCGCCAAGATGGAGGACGACCTCGACCGCATCGCGCGCGGCGAGGCCGAGGCCGTGCCGTGGCTGAAGCGCTTCTACTTCGGCGAGGGCGCGCAGGCCGGCGCCGCCGAGGCCGGGAACGGCGACGGCGACCACCTCGGCGGCCTCAAGGAGCTGGTCACCGACCTGGGCGCGATCGACGCCCGGGAGATCTCGTCCTTCCCCGTGGGCGACGGCATCGTGCTGCGCGTCGGCCGCTACGGGCCGTACGTCGAGCGCCCGACGGAGATCGAGGGCGGCACCGGCCGGCGCGCCGACGTCCCCGACGACATGCCGCCGGACGAGCTGACCGTGGAGTACGCGGAGGAACTGCTCGCCAAGCCGAGCGGTGAGTTCGAGCTGGGCCCCGACCCCGAGACCGGTCGCATGATCGTGGCCAAGGACGGCCGCTACGGCCCGTACGTCACCGAGGTGCTCCCCGAGGACACTCCCAAGAGCGGTAAGAACGCCGTCAAGCCGCGCACCGCGTCCCTCCTGAAGTCGATGTCCCTGGACACGGTGACCCTGGAGGACGCGCTCAAGCTGATGTCGCTGCCGCGGGTGGTCGGCACCGACCCCGAGGGTGTGGAGATCACCGCGCAGAACGGCCGCTACGGCCCGTACCTGAAGAAGGGCACGGACTCGCGGTCGCTGGAGAGCGAGGAGCAGCTCTTCACCATCACGCTCGAGCAGGCGCTGGCGATCTACGCCCAGCCCAAGCAGCGGGGCCGGGCCGCGGCCAAGCCGCCGCTGAAGGAGCTGGGCACCGACCCGGTCAGCGAGCGGCCCGTGGTGGTGAAGGACGGCCGCTTCGGCCCGTACGTCACGGACGGCGAGACCAACGCGACGCTGCGCCGCGACGACGACGTGGAGACCATCACGCCCGAGCGCGGCTACGAGCTGCTCGCCGAGAAGCGCGCCAAGGGCCCGGCCAAGAAGACCGCCAAGAAGACGGCGGCGAAGAAGACCGCGGCCAAGAAGACGGCGACCAAGACGGCCGCCAAGAAGACCGCGGCGAAGAAGACGACGGCCAAGAAGACGACCGCCAAGACCGCCGCCAAGAAGACGGCGGCGGCCAAGAAGTCGTCGGCCAACGCCGAGTAGGAAAGCGGAGCAAGGCGGAGCAATCCCCGCGCCATCCACGGCTCACCGCCCGTTTGTTCGGCCGGGGGGCCGTGGATTCATGTGATCCGGATAGGCTGGCG
Coding sequences:
- a CDS encoding DUF7059 domain-containing protein — protein: MSTHQPPFRLPVADPERTARLREALSAASFTADGLLDLLGSSAYAALARGETVPALRATRGESSPLETLVRLFLLQRPVAYGRAAAALPAEDCLADGWLVREGDEVRASVDVRPYGGPEGQDWWIVSDLGCAVGGAGGIGGPGGARGREDRSRLVLGVGGASTTLAGLTVPAPVGRVLDLGTGSGIQALHAGRHATRVTATDRNPRALAIARLTLALSGAPEPDLREGSLFEPVGDETYDLIVSNPPFVISPRSPEGSELVYREGGMSGDDLCRTLVQQSAGHLADGGWCQLLANWQHVEGEDWRERVASWVPSGCDAWIVQREVQDVTQYTELWLRDAGEHLAGPEAYAARYDAWLDEFEARKTKAVGFGWITLRKSGADRPSVTVEEWPHPVEQPLGGEVMAHFDRQDFLRTHDDAALLTAGFRLADEVVQEQVGPPGAEDPEHVVLRQYRGMRRATTVDTVGAGFAGVCDGTLSAGRILDAIAQLLGEDPVVLRDRTPQSIRLLVEQGFLRPVGDDGIDAR
- the topA gene encoding type I DNA topoisomerase, translating into MSPTTSETAQGGRRLVIVESPAKAKTIKGYLGPGYVVEASVGHIRDLPNGAAEVPDKYTGEVRRLGVDVEHDFQPVYVVNSDKKSQVKKLKELLADSDELFLATDEDREGEAIAWHLQEVLKPKVPVRRMVFHEITKDAIRAAVANPRELNQRLVDAQETRRILDRLYGYEVSPVLWKKVMRGLSAGRVQSVATRLVVERERERIAFRSAEYWDLTGTFATGRAGDVSDPGTFGARLTAVDGLRVAQGRDFTSLGRLKDGVNVLQLDEAGARSLATALADTAFTVRSVESKPYRRSPYAPFRTTTLQQEASRKLGFGAKATMQVAQKLYENGYITYMRTDSTVLSDTAVTAARAQVTQLYGADYLPDKPRTYAGKVKNAQEAHEAIRPSGDRFRTPAETGLTGDQFRLYELIWKRTVASQMKDAIGNSVTVKIAGQASDGRDAEFSASGKTITFHGFMKAYVEGADDPNAELDDRERRLPQVTEGDRLSAEEITADGHATKPPARYTEASLVKELEEREIGRPSTYATILGTILDRGYVFKKGTALVPSFLSFAVVNLLEKHFGRLVDYDFTAKMEDDLDRIARGEAEAVPWLKRFYFGEGAQAGAAEAGNGDGDHLGGLKELVTDLGAIDAREISSFPVGDGIVLRVGRYGPYVERPTEIEGGTGRRADVPDDMPPDELTVEYAEELLAKPSGEFELGPDPETGRMIVAKDGRYGPYVTEVLPEDTPKSGKNAVKPRTASLLKSMSLDTVTLEDALKLMSLPRVVGTDPEGVEITAQNGRYGPYLKKGTDSRSLESEEQLFTITLEQALAIYAQPKQRGRAAAKPPLKELGTDPVSERPVVVKDGRFGPYVTDGETNATLRRDDDVETITPERGYELLAEKRAKGPAKKTAKKTAAKKTAAKKTATKTAAKKTAAKKTTAKKTTAKTAAKKTAAAKKSSANAE
- a CDS encoding small secreted protein is translated as MNKKLVAALSGGAALVLALSGCGGGDEDKKVDDWAKSVCDEVQPQLKKIQGANTAIQGAADEQDSKKLQQTDSKAFQEISESYGALAKAVNKAGPPPVDNGDKTQQQAVKELNATSGAYTKLKTSVDKLDTSDKSKFAQGLKGVADELDKLSKSGDQALQKLQEGKVGSAMAKQSGCQKPKTAGGATAQS